Within the Amaranthus tricolor cultivar Red isolate AtriRed21 chromosome 15, ASM2621246v1, whole genome shotgun sequence genome, the region taagattatattcaaaatagaaaaataatactatcaataatagttataatgatAAATAATCTATTTTacctattaaaataatactcaattctttaacataattgtaaaaatattttgtaGTTTTATAGAGTGCTTGTTTCGGTCTTTGAAATGAAACaaagttaatatttatattatgtgAGAAGAGTAAGGAGTGGTCAAGTTTATTGGATTTTGTTGTTCAGAGTGATGGATATTCGACTAACGAtaagcataaaaaaaaaaaaaaaaaaaaaaaaaaaaaaaacagttacTTATCCAGTACTgtcttaaaaaagaaaaaatgaaataaaaaagattGCGAAAGTGATTGATGTGAGGTTATAGAAAAGCTTCGTATATTCACAGTCTCTTAAGATGGTATGGGAAGGTACCTGATTAGCATTATTATTCCATATGGGTTACCGGTTATCGTAAGTCTTGGGCTTTGGTCAAATTGGTCAGACCAGTAATCTGTCGGTCATTTAACCCTCAAACAATATTACTATGACACACAGTCTTACCGTGAGACGAGTTAATATAAAAGGtctattatgtaaaaaaaatttattattaggctatttaactCAATTATAGACACGTCTCACGATGAAACCGtctttaatttgtgttttatttttgctttcttaattaactcttttaaatatattattagttttattatcaAGTGCTTTATTTAACTCTTATTTTGCCTTGAAGGCCTATTAcaataatttcttaattatGTAATTGGATAAgaccttaaaaaattattttgggcCTTTAAAGTTTAAACTCAATTTTTTGGCGTTGACTTTAAGTTTTCTTTTCAATTTCTCTTTGACAAGTTGATAGgtataattacaatttaaaagtaaaaaaataggaTTACACATGATTTTTGTTCGATCATATGTTTACACATGTTAGAATTACCAAACCATTTTAGTATTGACTTTAGCAAAGTACTTATAGTGGGTTGTTCCAATAATTAGAATAACAACATTTAGCTTATTGCGTGGTTTTATTTGattctttatttatatatatatatatatatatatatatatatatatatatatatatatatatatatgtatatatactttCTACATTTTCATTTGATGTTGTTATTTGCTTTTCACACACAGATCCATCTTGAAAGGTTTGGGGTCCTATGTAAAACTAAGCGTagtagtaatagtaatagtgaAAATGCCAATGTTTGGATATCAGACATCCAATTTGTATGTTTCGGATCACTTATCCAACTTTATTCACACGGCCTAGTATAGATATAACACATATTGCGCCGTCAATCATCAGTTTAACTTTTGCTTCAGTTGGAATTCTTTAACATTATATCAAAAGCAAATGTAATAAAAGGGTCCTGGATTCGTTCACATTCTCATCATTATCTCAAGGGGAATATTTAACATTGTGAATGAGAAGGGCATTTTTGTATCCACATTTCTTGCCTAAGGGACTCTCGTGTGAAGGACATATATAAAGGAGTGTATAGTGCGCTTATCATGAAGTTACATCccaccattagcttaagctaaTAGTTGAGACCCTAtaatatcttatatactctaataataataataataataatttctcttctttttattttaaatttttaaagaaattatttgTCATACTCTCCATTAATACATGTAGCAAAACGTTAAATTAGTGGTGCACCTTTACCATTTAGTGGATCAAAAAGTTAACTTACCAAAAATCTTCAACCCTCTTATAAATATTTGAAGCATAGTCTTAAGTTTCTCAttcaacaacaaaataaattcTTGGTTCAAGtaaattattatattctttagtaaaatatcaaaatttagtCATTGCTTTATGAGAAAAATGACAATATCTACCCTTAATCAATATTGTGTCATTTTATTAGCCATAGCAAACATTTTCTTACCAACATTATGTTACTCTACCGAAGATTATGAGCCAAAAGCAACCTACTATGGCAGCCCGTATGCCAAAGCGTTTCGAGGTAAGTTATATGAAAAATACCAGTGGCCATACGtattatacatattttttataaattaaattaaataaattaaataaatttactcTAATaccatataaaaaatataaataattatttagtaCAATTTACTTTGATTAAAGAGACTACATATATATAGCTACAAGAAGGCCATGACACATGTCTAACATACAAAGGAATATCCCAATGATACATGCCTAACACCAAGGAGTTACTATAATAAAATTATGTTACTAAAATTAGAGTATGACACAAAGAAATATACCATGAAAATTATACAATATAATTCTAACTAATAAATACATGataattaatgacaataatacaaatatgaataataattagatgaaaaaaaagGCTATGAAACTTTTAACTTAAGATATTcaacattatttttattgtttctctTAAGGAATtgagttttatttattatattttattttatggtgGAATAATATTTGCTTTTTTGTGTTGTGCCCAAATAGTGGGAGCATGTGGATATGGTCTTTATGGTAAAACAGTAAATGAAGGGCATGTTACGGCGGTCTCTCACCTTTATAGAAATGGAACATGCTGTGGTGCTTGTTATCAGGTAATTAATACTgcatgtttttttaatttattatgtctaattataacaatttacgattaaatatttattaatatatcttATACTTCAACTACTTAATATAGTTtggcaaaaaaaatattttaaaaaatatatagctGATTAAAGTGATTGACTTAACtagctaaaattttctaaatattagctaaataatttattaaccaCCCAACTATTTATGtgtcaaaataagctaaaattttctGATAAACTATTTAAGCAAACACCCAAAAATGTAACATGTAGGTTTTAATTATGCAGGTGAAATGCAAGGGGCCGGATTGTAGTGAAGAGGGAGTGAAGGTAGTGGCAACAGACCATGCATTTACGTATGAGGCAGATTTCATACTAAGTGCAAAAGCATATGCAAAAATGGCAAAACCAGGAAAAGAGATGGAAATGCTTGATTGTGAATATGTAGATGTAGAATATGAGAGGATTTCATGCAATTATCCTGACAAAAATGTCATGGTTAAGGTTCATGAACATAGTTATTTCCCGCATTACTTAGCCTTGGTCTTCTTATACCAAGGTGGAATGTACGATATCACTGCCGTTGAGATATACGAGGTATGCATAGCTAGCTAGTGTtataatatataacacataattaattaacatattaagtttttaattgaaatgatttcttaatatggtatcagagccaatataataaaaatgtcACAGTTTCAACTCTTACTATCCCTAATTATATTTCAAGTGGAATCACAAAGTATTAAAAGAGTCTCTTGCATTCACACTTCTCGCTCAAAGGGCTCTTGTATGAAGGGCATGTTAGAGTGTATAACATATTCCGAAGTTTTAACTATtagcttaaaattttaattgagttgatttaATTTCTTAACAGCTAGCTAGGTCGTCCTTTCAAATTATAGACCAAATTCACATAATTTACAATATATACTAGAGTTTAAATTATTTGgttctttaataatttttattttttcatggtTATATTGGAGATAGATCAATGAGTAATATACTATTTATTCACTAATTCACATTTGCAAGGAGGCAAGCCAAGAATGGAAGCCATGCAAGAGGGCGTACGGCGCCGTATGGGACATAGAAAACCCACCAAAAGGGCAGCTAACTCTAAGATTCTATGCTTGTGGTGGTGGTAGCTCCGAAGGAAAATGGATGGTTGCTTCAAATGTCATCCCAGCTTACTGGAAAGCTGGTCTGGCCCTTGAAACCTCCATTCATCTTTCTTAATTATCCTTTAAATAATACTCCTTTTTACTATTATTTCTGTTTAATTTGGtcccaaaattatatatattgttattataattataattattattatgtttacatGTACGTGTACTAAGATTATTGTAATTTCTTGTAACGAATAAAGTTGGGGCCATGTAAAATGTAGTACTATATACTGCATGCTTGATTGGTATAAACTACGTACGTATGTATTGATATGTATTTACTATCTTTTGCGTTTCTTTTAATTTCCTTTCTCATTGGAATGATAATTTAGTCCGAATTCGACATGGTATGACTCAATCCGAGAAATCTAATTGGATTCGATCAAATTTTGAGAAACAAAAAAATCCGAGTCCTAAATACATAATTTGAGTTCGAGTCAAAGTCAAAGCAGAGGTGAACTGCAAATAACCTAATTCTCTGACCTGATCCTTCTCCGACTTGATTCGTCGTTCAACTCTAGATCAACACTAAcccttttttttgataaatttgtattttatattattaataaatttgaaattaagtttattcgaactaaaattttaaaaattaacaattaagtCATTGACTAAATTCAAACTCAAGTAAAAAGTGTAAGTTCAATTTGTGTTTCACACCAAGTCAAGTATTGAAAAAACTCTAATGTCTCAAACAATGTACAATTGAATTAAGTTTATGAAATTaatctaaatttaatattagaatattatacacttattattattagtgataATAAATACTTCAGGCGAAAATAGAATGGTCTAAAAATCGAACTAGCTTAACTTATAGTTATTATGATGGTAAATActtgtttcggtgatgaaacgaggaagtgggatacgcttgaaatacctggagacaagtagaagtgtgatcaagagaagcgacTTATGATAGGAggtgacctgaattcctgcaagataacgttagccttgtccggggggtgatctcccggaaaacccctccgacgctcaagttagaacgtaaatcggaaattaatgaatgacagattgtagaatgaatgcaagaaggaaggtcgggattgaGATTGCTTGTTCTAGTGCTAGTGGTTGGGAAGGCTTGAGGAAGtagtgtaagcaaggatactaggaaaagCTGTTTTTGATGTCCCTTcccctctgatggttgtccctatttataatattgaagggggaagttacttcagagaggaaaggtggaagatcatgggagtagtgggagtaatgggaggtggactggcCATGGGAAAAGTGGACAGTTATTCtccttgaaacaaggagagccaagcatgactgaagagtggaaggtggtgggCAGTTATTCAACTAAAAAGGAGGATGGCCAAAGAAGATAGATGACAGGGAAGTTAAGTATT harbors:
- the LOC130801773 gene encoding expansin-like B1; this encodes MTISTLNQYCVILLAIANIFLPTLCYSTEDYEPKATYYGSPYAKAFRVGACGYGLYGKTVNEGHVTAVSHLYRNGTCCGACYQVKCKGPDCSEEGVKVVATDHAFTYEADFILSAKAYAKMAKPGKEMEMLDCEYVDVEYERISCNYPDKNVMVKVHEHSYFPHYLALVFLYQGGMYDITAVEIYEWNHKVLKESLAFTLLAQRALEASQEWKPCKRAYGAVWDIENPPKGQLTLRFYACGGGSSEGKWMVASNVIPAYWKAGLALETSIHLS